The following proteins are co-located in the Brevibacillus laterosporus DSM 25 genome:
- a CDS encoding undecaprenyl-diphosphate phosphatase, whose amino-acid sequence MLAYIESIFLGIIQGFTEFLPISSTGHLVLFGKLFGLREAGLLFDTLLHLGTLVAVVIVFWTEIIYVIRHPFSKLTRLLIVGTVPTGIIGLTFKDYFEKISQTGQTIGVEFLATGLILWAVESMRKGTRNFEQINYIDALFIGTLQGAAILPAISRSGLTIAGALLRGIDRNDAARFSFLLSLPAILGACALQVKDLVEQPVLPSGIIPMLVGAMFAAITGYIAIRWMIKLISSGSMKVFAYYVFALGACIIVLQWFGKW is encoded by the coding sequence ATGCTAGCATATATAGAATCAATTTTTCTTGGTATCATTCAAGGATTTACCGAATTTTTGCCTATATCAAGCACGGGACATCTTGTCCTGTTTGGCAAATTGTTCGGATTACGTGAAGCTGGTCTGTTATTTGACACATTACTCCATCTAGGGACACTTGTTGCCGTTGTCATTGTCTTTTGGACTGAAATTATCTATGTAATTCGCCATCCGTTCAGCAAATTAACTCGTTTGTTGATCGTAGGTACCGTTCCAACTGGAATTATTGGTCTGACTTTCAAAGATTACTTCGAGAAAATCTCACAGACTGGGCAAACCATCGGGGTAGAGTTTCTCGCTACGGGGCTGATTCTATGGGCCGTGGAATCCATGCGCAAGGGTACACGAAACTTTGAACAAATCAATTACATAGATGCCTTATTTATCGGTACTTTGCAAGGAGCGGCTATTTTACCAGCCATTTCTCGTTCTGGCCTCACAATTGCTGGTGCATTGTTAAGAGGAATTGATCGGAATGATGCCGCTCGTTTTTCCTTTTTGCTATCTCTTCCAGCTATCTTAGGAGCTTGCGCTTTACAGGTCAAAGATTTAGTGGAACAGCCCGTATTACCAAGCGGTATTATTCCTATGCTGGTAGGAGCTATGTTTGCTGCTATAACAGGATATATCGCTATTCGTTGGATGATAAAACTGATCAGTAGTGGATCAATGAAAGTCTTTGCCTATTATGTATTCGCTTTAGGTGCTTGCATTATCGTATTACAATGGTTCGGAAAATGGTAG